A portion of the Sulfuriferula sp. AH1 genome contains these proteins:
- the dapD gene encoding 2,3,4,5-tetrahydropyridine-2,6-dicarboxylate N-succinyltransferase yields the protein MTEIQQLIEEAFERRADINPRNAEPRLKDAIAHVLEELDKGRLRVASKENGEWVTHQWLKKAVLLSFRLEDNYFIKGGFTNYFDKVPSKFADYNSRDFREGGFRVVPPAAARRGSFIGKNVVLMPSYVNIGAYVDEGTMVDTWATVGSCAQIGKNVHLSGGVGIGGVLEPVQANPTIIGDNCFIGARSEVVEGVIVEDNVVISMGVYIGQSTKIYDRETGEVMYGRVPAGSVVVSGNLPSKDGSYSLYCAVIVKKVDEKTRSKVGINELLRGI from the coding sequence ATGACCGAAATCCAGCAACTCATCGAAGAAGCTTTCGAACGCCGCGCCGACATCAACCCGCGCAACGCCGAACCCAGGCTCAAGGACGCCATAGCCCATGTGCTGGAAGAGCTGGACAAAGGCCGCCTGCGCGTCGCCAGCAAGGAAAACGGCGAGTGGGTCACCCATCAGTGGCTGAAAAAGGCGGTGCTGCTGTCATTCCGTCTGGAAGACAACTACTTCATCAAAGGCGGTTTCACCAACTACTTCGACAAGGTCCCGTCCAAATTCGCTGACTATAACAGCCGCGACTTCCGTGAAGGCGGCTTCCGCGTAGTGCCGCCTGCTGCAGCACGCCGCGGCTCGTTCATCGGCAAAAACGTGGTGCTGATGCCTTCCTACGTCAACATCGGCGCCTACGTCGATGAAGGCACCATGGTCGACACCTGGGCCACCGTCGGCTCCTGTGCCCAGATCGGCAAGAACGTCCACCTGTCAGGCGGCGTCGGCATCGGCGGCGTGCTGGAGCCTGTGCAGGCCAACCCCACCATCATCGGCGACAACTGCTTCATCGGTGCACGCTCGGAAGTGGTCGAAGGTGTCATCGTCGAAGATAACGTCGTCATATCCATGGGCGTATATATCGGCCAAAGCACCAAAATCTATGATCGCGAAACCGGCGAAGTCATGTACGGCCGCGTTCCGGCCGGCTCCGTGGTCGTCAGCGGCAACCTGCCTTCCAAAGACGGGAGCTACAGCCTGTACTGCGCCGTGATTGTGAAGAAAGTGGATGAAAAAACGCGATCAAAGGTTGGTATTAACGAGCTGCTACGCGGAATTTGA
- a CDS encoding DUF2185 domain-containing protein — protein sequence MNRGLFLYVLIFSAAPLISLAEQPKNMTMPVKTFAIPKQNIRELISLPFAGFATDRIMVEGKKIGYMYREATTRTEDSGWRFFSGDENQDYINDLSHTGVYALNTVANYDPDIIPYLNTPAPCAFEKIPGSNKYRPVAP from the coding sequence ATGAATCGTGGCCTTTTTCTATATGTGCTTATTTTCTCAGCCGCCCCGCTGATCTCTTTAGCCGAGCAACCCAAGAATATGACCATGCCTGTGAAAACCTTCGCCATTCCAAAACAAAACATTCGAGAGTTAATCTCGCTGCCGTTCGCAGGTTTTGCTACGGATCGAATAATGGTCGAAGGGAAAAAGATCGGTTATATGTATCGCGAAGCAACAACACGCACGGAAGATTCTGGGTGGCGCTTTTTCTCCGGTGATGAAAACCAAGACTACATAAATGATCTTAGTCACACAGGTGTTTACGCATTAAACACCGTCGCAAACTATGACCCGGATATTATTCCTTACCTCAATACTCCCGCCCCGTGTGCATTCGAGAAAATTCCGGGGTCAAACAAATATCGTCCGGTCGCGCCATGA
- a CDS encoding type II toxin-antitoxin system HigA family antitoxin has product MNARLDVALAHWGYIAPLLTPPATEAEYQALVESLDAVLDAGGADESHPLAGLAVMLGDLVSAYEQVHYAMPPAMSGAEVLQFLMEREGLRQSDLPEIGNQAKVSEILSGKRSINLRQARALAARFGVSLALLAA; this is encoded by the coding sequence ATGAATGCACGACTGGATGTTGCGCTCGCACATTGGGGTTATATCGCCCCACTGCTAACGCCACCTGCAACCGAGGCTGAATATCAGGCTTTGGTTGAATCGCTGGATGCGGTACTGGATGCGGGTGGTGCTGATGAATCGCACCCTTTGGCAGGGTTGGCTGTCATGTTAGGCGATTTGGTATCCGCTTATGAGCAGGTGCACTATGCTATGCCGCCTGCAATGAGCGGGGCTGAGGTATTGCAGTTTTTGATGGAGCGAGAAGGTTTACGTCAGTCGGATTTGCCGGAGATCGGCAATCAGGCCAAAGTATCTGAAATTTTATCCGGCAAGCGCAGCATCAATCTGCGCCAGGCACGTGCACTGGCTGCCAGATTCGGTGTGTCATTGGCGTTGTTGGCAGCCTGA
- a CDS encoding DUF2513 domain-containing protein: MKRDWDLIRKQLNDVEEGNDLFYEIPSEPVWESQEWDIYEKQLQEHRAIEGRIFGHFELLVNAGYIDGLQVVRSADGLFSYGLHSPRLTRAGHDLLDTMRSATIWEKIKTTAKAKGIELTFDAIKALGALALKSAFE; the protein is encoded by the coding sequence ATGAAAAGAGACTGGGATCTGATACGCAAGCAACTTAACGATGTTGAAGAGGGTAATGATCTTTTTTATGAGATTCCCTCAGAACCAGTTTGGGAGAGTCAAGAATGGGATATTTACGAAAAACAATTACAAGAACATCGGGCAATTGAAGGTCGAATATTCGGGCATTTTGAACTGCTTGTTAATGCTGGATACATTGATGGTTTGCAAGTTGTAAGATCGGCAGATGGGTTGTTTAGCTACGGTCTTCATAGCCCACGGCTAACGAGGGCAGGTCATGATCTTCTTGATACTATGAGATCAGCCACGATCTGGGAAAAGATTAAGACAACGGCAAAAGCAAAAGGCATCGAATTGACCTTTGACGCAATTAAGGCATTAGGCGCGCTTGCATTAAAGAGCGCATTCGAGTAA
- a CDS encoding PhzF family phenazine biosynthesis protein — protein MMALTSFPEGGTNDSLSIRENLMPGLRLREPVTNMRIKQYQVDAFATRAFEGNPAAVCLLPGWLDNDLLQSIAEENNLSETAFFVPSEKGFELRWFTPVKEVDLCGHATLATAHVIFDILGYSGSVVTFETRSGDLFVEKKGRLLEMNFPARLLRPCNVIETLVKGLGQRPVEVLAADDYLAVFDSEAIVRAIMPDQNLLAQLDLRGVIVTAPGTDTDFVSRFFAPKFGIPEDPVTGSAHCALAPYWASKLGRNILRARQVSRRGGTLTCEVKADRVVLSGCAVTFMEAEIIFNPCRKFT, from the coding sequence ATGATGGCATTGACCTCATTTCCAGAGGGCGGCACGAACGATTCATTATCAATAAGGGAAAATTTGATGCCAGGGTTGCGGCTAAGAGAGCCGGTAACGAACATGAGAATTAAACAATATCAGGTGGATGCATTCGCGACCCGTGCATTTGAAGGCAACCCGGCCGCAGTGTGTCTACTGCCAGGCTGGCTTGACAACGATCTTCTCCAGTCTATAGCGGAGGAAAATAATTTATCCGAAACGGCTTTTTTTGTCCCCTCGGAAAAAGGTTTCGAGTTACGCTGGTTTACGCCAGTAAAGGAGGTTGATCTGTGCGGTCATGCCACGTTGGCAACGGCACATGTCATTTTCGATATTCTGGGCTATTCCGGGTCAGTGGTTACTTTTGAAACACGTAGTGGCGATCTGTTCGTTGAAAAGAAGGGGCGGTTGTTGGAAATGAATTTCCCTGCCCGTTTGCTCAGGCCTTGCAATGTTATCGAGACATTGGTCAAAGGCCTCGGCCAGCGTCCTGTTGAAGTATTGGCTGCAGATGATTATCTGGCGGTTTTCGATAGCGAGGCAATCGTTCGCGCCATTATGCCTGACCAAAATCTGCTGGCCCAGCTTGATTTGCGCGGTGTCATCGTTACCGCACCCGGCACGGATACCGATTTCGTCAGCCGTTTTTTCGCTCCCAAATTCGGCATTCCTGAAGACCCCGTGACTGGCTCTGCGCATTGCGCGCTTGCGCCGTACTGGGCCAGCAAGCTTGGGAGGAATATCCTCCGTGCCAGGCAGGTTTCCAGGCGCGGCGGCACCCTCACCTGCGAGGTGAAAGCCGATCGTGTCGTGCTTTCCGGCTGTGCGGTCACATTCATGGAGGCGGAAATCATCTTCAATCCATGCCGAAAGTTTACTTAA
- a CDS encoding haloacid dehalogenase type II, protein MSLNRREFINLAAAGIVTGLMVSSPLARAATSSKIKAIAFDAFPIFDPRPVFALAEQLFPGKGAELSIAWRTRQFEYQWLRALSGHYADFWQTTEDALVFSGELLKLDLTSDKRKQLMDAYLELKVWPDALPALRSLKSDGIRLAFLSNATSKILDAGIKNSGLDGLFEHVLSTDKIKSYKPAPRAYQMAIDAFNLKREEILFVPFAGWDAAGAKSFGYTTFWVNRLNLPAEKLGVVPDAVGQNLTDLLAFVKAAR, encoded by the coding sequence ATGTCGTTAAATCGTCGGGAGTTTATCAATCTAGCAGCCGCAGGCATTGTAACGGGGCTTATGGTGTCAAGCCCTTTAGCTCGTGCCGCTACAAGCTCTAAGATCAAAGCTATTGCCTTCGATGCTTTCCCGATCTTTGATCCCCGCCCGGTCTTTGCGCTTGCCGAACAACTCTTTCCGGGCAAAGGCGCTGAACTTAGCATCGCATGGCGCACTAGGCAGTTCGAGTACCAATGGTTACGTGCATTATCCGGTCACTATGCGGATTTCTGGCAGACAACGGAAGATGCTTTAGTGTTTTCGGGTGAATTGTTAAAACTTGATCTGACCTCGGATAAACGCAAACAACTGATGGATGCTTATCTTGAACTTAAGGTTTGGCCTGATGCCCTGCCAGCACTACGGTCACTTAAGAGTGATGGTATCCGATTGGCGTTCCTATCCAACGCGACTTCGAAGATACTCGACGCCGGCATCAAGAACTCCGGACTTGATGGTCTCTTTGAACATGTTCTTAGCACAGACAAGATAAAATCATACAAACCTGCCCCACGTGCTTACCAGATGGCGATTGATGCATTCAATCTGAAGCGTGAGGAAATTCTCTTCGTTCCGTTTGCCGGATGGGATGCTGCTGGGGCAAAGTCGTTTGGCTATACAACTTTTTGGGTTAATCGCCTGAACCTCCCGGCCGAAAAGCTCGGCGTTGTCCCCGATGCGGTTGGGCAAAACCTAACCGATTTGCTGGCTTTCGTGAAAGCAGCTCGTTGA
- a CDS encoding amidohydrolase family protein translates to MNSHAHVFDSHFHIIDPAFPLVPNNGYLPDPFTTSDYLVMARSLGVVGGVVVSGSFQAFDQDYLLSALERLGPKFVGVTQLPASVSDAEIRRLDERGVRAVRFNLMRGGSESVEHLESFARRVFDLVGWHAELYVDARDLHELRGTLLSLPAVSIDHLGLSKEGFPTLLRLAEKGVRIKATGFGRVEFPVGQALRAIHAANPHVLMFGTDLPSTRAPRPFEANDISLLLEALGNEGGELVLWKNAVNFYRLPC, encoded by the coding sequence ATGAACTCGCACGCACACGTATTCGACTCGCACTTCCATATCATTGACCCGGCATTCCCACTGGTGCCGAACAATGGGTATCTTCCTGACCCGTTCACAACGAGTGACTACCTCGTGATGGCGCGATCTCTTGGTGTCGTGGGTGGTGTTGTTGTCTCAGGCTCTTTCCAGGCATTCGATCAGGATTATCTCTTGAGTGCTCTTGAGCGGCTTGGACCAAAGTTCGTTGGCGTCACACAACTGCCCGCATCGGTGTCCGACGCAGAAATCAGGCGGCTTGACGAAAGAGGCGTCAGGGCAGTTCGGTTCAATTTGATGCGCGGCGGCTCTGAGTCAGTCGAACATCTGGAGTCGTTCGCGCGACGTGTGTTTGATCTCGTTGGTTGGCATGCCGAGCTCTATGTCGATGCACGCGATCTTCACGAGTTGCGAGGAACGCTGCTGAGCCTTCCTGCGGTCAGCATCGATCATCTCGGACTGTCAAAGGAGGGTTTTCCAACATTACTGCGCCTTGCGGAGAAGGGCGTAAGGATTAAGGCAACGGGTTTTGGACGCGTTGAATTCCCGGTCGGTCAGGCACTCCGAGCCATTCATGCGGCGAATCCGCACGTTCTGATGTTTGGTACTGATCTACCATCGACGCGCGCACCGCGTCCATTTGAAGCGAACGACATCTCGCTACTACTTGAGGCGTTAGGGAACGAAGGGGGTGAGTTGGTGCTATGGAAAAATGCGGTCAATTTCTATCGTCTTCCATGCTAA
- a CDS encoding HNH endonuclease, with the protein MDYREFFIQFQDHLAPKLDTYEQAIYLYIFRHSRLLGIEEVTIGFKSARIRMACGIGEKGKPMSENSAYVKLASLQEKGCISILRTTHTGRALKLHLPNEIPGVIQEAQPEVELDLESMDFFNVPENRVLLLKREDFRCFYTLQSLDESNFVVEHVVSRPEGNNSYKNLVAASREANNKKGATSAEDFLRRLFREGYLSETEFQERNRKLTLLKAGELKPPIS; encoded by the coding sequence ATGGATTACCGAGAATTTTTTATCCAGTTTCAAGATCACCTTGCGCCCAAGTTAGACACTTACGAGCAAGCTATATACTTGTACATATTCAGGCATAGTCGCTTACTTGGCATTGAAGAAGTGACCATTGGTTTCAAGTCTGCTCGAATTCGGATGGCCTGTGGCATAGGTGAAAAAGGAAAACCCATGTCGGAAAATTCGGCCTATGTAAAGTTGGCATCGTTGCAAGAGAAAGGTTGCATTTCTATTCTTCGCACTACTCATACAGGCCGTGCATTAAAGCTGCATCTGCCGAACGAAATTCCAGGGGTAATTCAAGAAGCACAGCCGGAAGTTGAGTTGGATTTAGAGAGCATGGATTTTTTTAATGTTCCAGAAAATCGGGTTCTGCTGTTAAAACGGGAAGATTTTCGCTGCTTCTATACACTTCAAAGTCTTGATGAGAGCAATTTCGTTGTTGAGCATGTTGTATCGAGACCGGAAGGTAATAATAGTTATAAAAATTTGGTAGCCGCCTCTCGTGAGGCAAATAATAAAAAAGGTGCAACTTCTGCCGAAGATTTTTTGCGTAGGCTATTCCGAGAAGGTTATCTTAGTGAAACTGAATTCCAAGAACGCAACCGCAAATTGACGTTGTTAAAAGCAGGTGAGCTTAAGCCGCCAATTTCGTAG
- a CDS encoding nuclease-related domain-containing protein, translated as MLKSFFVQLWWIFPLLIAGVVVKTPWFKGLFGEWLVRLSAKFLLDPQEYRPIHNVTLKTPDGTTQIDHIFVSRFGLFVVETKNYSGWIFGDEHQPMWTQKIFKKTNKFQNPLRQNYKHVKALEALLNLSPEKIHSVVVFVGGSEFKTKMPANVTYAGGYISYIKSKTEVFLSLPEVEAVATAISTGRMAPSFATNREHVQNVQRRLDPDAPRSCPECGEQMVLRITKSGDLAGSKFWGCSAFPKCRTIQKIT; from the coding sequence ATGCTCAAATCATTCTTTGTTCAACTGTGGTGGATATTTCCCCTGCTCATTGCAGGCGTTGTCGTTAAAACTCCATGGTTTAAGGGACTCTTTGGCGAATGGTTGGTCAGGTTGTCTGCAAAGTTCCTCCTTGACCCACAGGAGTACCGACCGATTCACAATGTCACGCTTAAAACACCCGATGGAACGACGCAAATTGATCACATTTTCGTATCAAGATTTGGTTTGTTCGTCGTTGAAACAAAAAACTACAGCGGCTGGATTTTTGGCGATGAGCATCAGCCCATGTGGACACAGAAGATTTTCAAGAAGACCAACAAATTTCAAAACCCGCTTCGTCAAAACTATAAGCATGTTAAAGCATTGGAAGCCCTGCTAAATCTTTCGCCGGAGAAAATTCACTCTGTCGTTGTCTTTGTCGGCGGGAGCGAGTTCAAGACGAAGATGCCGGCAAACGTCACTTACGCGGGTGGATATATTTCTTACATCAAGTCAAAGACCGAGGTTTTTCTGTCGCTCCCCGAAGTTGAGGCAGTGGCCACTGCAATTAGCACCGGTAGAATGGCTCCGTCGTTCGCCACAAATCGTGAACATGTGCAGAATGTTCAACGCCGCTTAGATCCCGATGCGCCAAGGTCATGTCCAGAATGTGGTGAACAAATGGTTCTGCGCATAACAAAAAGCGGAGACCTCGCGGGCAGCAAATTTTGGGGATGCTCCGCTTTTCCAAAATGCCGCACGATCCAAAAAATCACCTAA
- a CDS encoding M18 family aminopeptidase, translating to MTIPDQTRAQAQDLLNFIDASPSPWHAVQSVVQRLLAQGYSELKETERWNLMQGGRYFVVRGGASVIAFRLGQRSLAETGFRMIGAHTDSPGLRLKTHTAQASDGVVRLGVEVYGGPILATFTDRDLSLAGRVNIRTADGFTTRLLKFDTPLVRLPNLAIHMNREVNEQGLKLNKQTELPLIFGLASDKQTAREQFLSHVASTLDVNINDILTYELNVFDTQRGAFWGADQEFIADSQLDNLASCHSALTAMLTSEDASATNICAFFDHEEVGSESATGAGGSFAQDMIQRIANALGLDAEAQHCALAQSFFISADMAHAYHPNFLNAYEPSHRVMVNAGPVIKTNANQRYTTNADTAARFMTLCEAAGVPVQHYTHRTDLGCGSTIGPIIASRLGIASVDVGCPMWAMHSLRESAGVMDHGYMIAAMQAAFRS from the coding sequence ATGACCATTCCCGACCAGACCCGTGCCCAGGCGCAAGACCTCCTCAATTTCATCGATGCCAGCCCCAGCCCCTGGCATGCGGTGCAAAGCGTCGTGCAACGCCTGCTGGCCCAAGGCTATAGCGAGCTGAAGGAAACCGAGCGCTGGAACCTGATGCAGGGCGGGCGCTATTTCGTCGTGCGTGGCGGTGCATCGGTGATCGCCTTCCGGTTGGGGCAGCGCAGTCTGGCTGAGACCGGCTTTCGCATGATAGGCGCGCATACCGATTCGCCGGGCTTGCGTCTGAAGACCCATACCGCGCAGGCCAGCGACGGCGTGGTCAGGCTGGGGGTGGAAGTGTACGGCGGGCCTATTCTGGCGACCTTTACCGACCGCGATCTGAGCCTGGCCGGGCGCGTCAATATTCGCACCGCGGATGGTTTTACCACGCGTCTACTGAAATTCGATACCCCGCTGGTGCGCCTGCCCAATCTGGCTATACACATGAACCGCGAGGTCAATGAGCAGGGACTGAAGCTCAACAAGCAGACCGAACTGCCGCTGATCTTCGGGCTGGCTTCAGACAAACAAACCGCACGCGAGCAGTTTCTCAGCCACGTTGCCAGCACATTGGACGTGAATATCAATGACATTCTGACCTATGAGCTGAATGTGTTTGATACCCAGCGCGGTGCGTTCTGGGGTGCAGATCAGGAATTCATCGCCGACAGTCAGCTTGATAATCTGGCGTCCTGCCATTCGGCATTGACCGCAATGCTCACCAGCGAAGATGCCAGTGCAACCAATATTTGCGCTTTCTTCGATCACGAAGAAGTGGGCAGCGAGAGCGCCACCGGTGCGGGCGGCAGTTTTGCCCAGGACATGATTCAGCGCATCGCCAACGCACTTGGTCTGGATGCAGAAGCGCAACATTGCGCGCTGGCGCAAAGCTTCTTTATCAGCGCCGATATGGCGCATGCGTATCACCCCAATTTTCTCAATGCCTATGAACCCAGCCACCGGGTGATGGTAAATGCCGGCCCGGTGATCAAGACCAACGCCAACCAACGTTACACCACCAATGCCGATACTGCGGCGCGGTTCATGACGCTGTGCGAGGCTGCGGGCGTGCCAGTGCAGCATTACACTCACCGCACCGACCTCGGTTGCGGCAGCACCATAGGGCCTATTATTGCGTCACGTCTGGGAATTGCCAGTGTCGATGTGGGCTGCCCGATGTGGGCGATGCATAGTCTGCGCGAAAGCGCGGGGGTAATGGATCATGGCTACATGATTGCAGCCATGCAGGCAGCGTTTAGGAGCTAG
- a CDS encoding thioesterase family protein, which yields MGDMARLWVAEISGTVIESGQRQEKWMKETLQPGIRYEHRFTVPQSKTVPALYPESDEFLAMPEVFATGFLVGFLEWACIKAINPHLDWPHEQTVGTHIDVSHEAATPPGLEVTANVELIAVEGRKLIFAVEAHDGIDLISRGRHERFIINKGKFDARVAAKRAGNEHEN from the coding sequence ATGGGCGACATGGCTCGCTTGTGGGTAGCCGAGATAAGCGGAACGGTAATCGAGTCTGGTCAACGTCAGGAGAAATGGATGAAGGAAACATTGCAACCCGGTATCCGCTATGAGCATAGATTCACTGTTCCGCAATCGAAGACCGTTCCGGCGCTTTACCCTGAGTCAGACGAGTTTTTGGCAATGCCGGAAGTCTTTGCCACCGGTTTTCTTGTGGGATTTCTCGAATGGGCCTGCATCAAGGCGATTAATCCCCATCTCGACTGGCCACATGAGCAAACGGTCGGTACCCATATCGATGTAAGTCACGAAGCGGCAACACCGCCTGGCCTCGAAGTGACTGCGAACGTCGAATTGATTGCGGTAGAAGGCAGAAAACTGATTTTTGCTGTGGAAGCCCATGATGGCATTGACCTCATTTCCAGAGGGCGGCACGAACGATTCATTATCAATAAGGGAAAATTTGATGCCAGGGTTGCGGCTAAGAGAGCCGGTAACGAACATGAGAATTAA
- a CDS encoding IS481 family transposase, which yields MNSFHQNVIKHKVGLLNLAAELGNVSRACKVMGFSRDTFYRYQSAMENGGVDALIDANRRKPNHKNRVEEATELAVAAFALEQPAFGQVRVSNELRKRGIFVSPSGVRSVWLRRDLESFKKRLTALERHVAETGEVLTEAQVGALEKKQDDDVAHGEIETAHPGYLGSQDTFYVGTLKGVGRIYQQTFVDTYSKWAAAKLYTTKMPITAADLLNDRVLPFFAEQNMGMIRILTDRGTEYCGKPESHDYQLYLALNDIEHTRTKANHPQTNGICERFHKTILQEFYQVAFRRKIYRSIAELQTDLDEWLVYYNNDRTHQGKMCCGRTPTQTLIDGKEAWHDKITTLNN from the coding sequence ATGAACAGTTTTCACCAAAACGTTATCAAACACAAGGTTGGCCTGCTGAATCTGGCTGCTGAACTCGGTAATGTGTCCCGCGCCTGCAAGGTGATGGGCTTTTCCCGCGATACCTTCTACCGTTATCAGTCGGCTATGGAAAACGGTGGTGTCGACGCCCTGATCGATGCTAATCGCAGAAAGCCGAACCACAAGAACCGGGTTGAAGAGGCCACAGAATTAGCGGTTGCCGCCTTCGCCCTGGAACAACCGGCATTTGGTCAGGTGCGCGTATCCAATGAGCTGCGCAAACGCGGCATCTTTGTTTCTCCCTCTGGTGTACGCTCTGTTTGGCTGCGGCGTGATCTCGAATCGTTCAAGAAGCGCCTGACTGCACTGGAACGGCATGTTGCTGAAACGGGCGAGGTGCTGACCGAAGCGCAAGTAGGCGCCCTGGAAAAGAAACAGGACGACGATGTGGCGCATGGCGAGATTGAAACGGCTCACCCAGGCTATCTCGGCAGCCAGGATACGTTCTATGTGGGCACCCTCAAAGGCGTCGGCCGGATTTACCAGCAGACCTTCGTTGACACCTATTCGAAGTGGGCAGCGGCCAAACTCTACACGACCAAAATGCCGATCACCGCAGCCGATCTGCTTAATGACCGGGTGCTGCCATTCTTCGCCGAGCAGAACATGGGGATGATACGCATCCTGACGGATCGCGGCACCGAATATTGCGGCAAACCGGAATCCCATGACTATCAGCTCTATCTGGCCTTGAATGACATCGAGCATACCAGGACCAAAGCCAATCATCCGCAGACCAACGGCATCTGTGAACGCTTCCACAAGACCATCCTGCAGGAGTTCTATCAGGTCGCGTTCCGGCGCAAGATTTACCGGTCAATCGCGGAGCTGCAAACGGATCTGGATGAATGGCTGGTTTATTACAACAATGACCGCACCCATCAGGGCAAGATGTGCTGCGGCCGCACTCCGACGCAAACACTTATTGACGGAAAGGAGGCATGGCACGATAAAATCACCACATTGAACAACTGA
- a CDS encoding integron integrase: MAHPNFPVENTTTNPPKLLDQVRHKLRVKHYSIRTEQTYLDWIKRYILFHGKQHPKSLGAIDVEAFLTHLAVAGNVAASTQNQAKSALLFLYREVLEIQLPWLDNVTQAKAPKRLPVVLTVSEVQAVLSRLPGTHALVGNLLYGSGMRLMEAIRLRVKDVDFARREIIVREGKGFKDRVTMLPETLIAPLKAHLLKIKALHDEDLAQHFGQVYLPFALDKKYPNAGHEWDWQYVFPSRNLSVDPRSGVTRRHHMDEKGLQRAIKQAVRDLGLVKPATPHTLRHSFATHLLQSGYDIRTVQELLGHSDVSTTMIYTHVLNKGGRGVTSPLDQL, encoded by the coding sequence TTGGCACACCCTAATTTTCCTGTTGAAAACACCACCACAAATCCCCCCAAGCTGCTCGACCAGGTACGTCATAAGTTACGCGTAAAACATTACAGTATTCGCACTGAGCAGACCTATCTGGATTGGATTAAACGCTATATTTTATTCCATGGCAAGCAGCATCCCAAGAGCCTCGGGGCAATTGATGTTGAGGCATTTCTTACGCATCTCGCGGTGGCTGGCAACGTCGCCGCCTCTACGCAGAATCAGGCAAAGAGCGCATTGTTATTTTTATATCGCGAGGTGCTGGAAATACAGCTACCTTGGCTGGATAACGTGACGCAAGCCAAGGCGCCTAAACGCTTGCCTGTGGTTTTGACGGTTAGCGAAGTGCAGGCTGTGTTATCTCGCCTCCCCGGTACCCATGCCCTGGTTGGTAATTTGCTGTATGGATCAGGCATGCGCTTGATGGAGGCGATACGTTTACGCGTCAAGGATGTGGATTTTGCTCGACGTGAAATCATTGTGCGCGAGGGCAAAGGCTTCAAGGATCGAGTCACCATGCTGCCGGAAACCTTGATCGCCCCACTCAAGGCACATTTGCTCAAGATCAAGGCCCTGCATGACGAAGATCTGGCACAGCATTTCGGTCAAGTATATTTGCCGTTTGCGCTGGATAAAAAATATCCCAATGCGGGTCACGAATGGGATTGGCAGTATGTTTTTCCATCACGAAACTTATCGGTTGATCCACGCTCAGGCGTAACCCGCCGCCACCATATGGATGAAAAAGGTTTGCAGCGGGCCATTAAACAGGCTGTGCGCGACCTTGGGTTGGTCAAACCTGCTACACCACACACTTTGCGCCATTCTTTTGCTACGCATTTGCTGCAATCCGGCTATGACATCCGCACCGTTCAGGAGCTACTTGGACATTCAGATGTCTCAACCACCATGATTTACACCCATGTACTGAACAAAGGCGGACGCGGTGTGACCAGTCCGCTGGATCAATTATGA
- a CDS encoding nuclear transport factor 2 family protein → MITQEFAEHFASEWIESWNTHDLDRILSHYTDDFEMSSPVITKITDESSGTLKGKDKVGAYWAKALQLNPSLHFDLITILFGVNSITLYYKGARGFSAEVFHINPEGMVDKSYAHYTYDL, encoded by the coding sequence ATGATCACTCAAGAGTTTGCTGAGCATTTCGCGAGCGAATGGATTGAATCTTGGAACACCCATGATTTGGATCGCATTCTTTCGCACTACACCGATGATTTTGAAATGTCCTCTCCTGTCATTACCAAAATCACCGATGAAAGCTCTGGAACGCTGAAGGGAAAAGATAAAGTTGGGGCCTATTGGGCAAAAGCCTTGCAGCTAAATCCTTCTCTTCATTTTGATCTCATCACAATCTTGTTCGGTGTAAATAGCATTACCCTCTACTACAAGGGAGCGCGGGGCTTTTCTGCTGAAGTTTTTCATATCAACCCTGAAGGAATGGTTGATAAATCCTACGCCCATTACACTTATGACCTCTAA